Proteins found in one Megachile rotundata isolate GNS110a chromosome 14, iyMegRotu1, whole genome shotgun sequence genomic segment:
- the LOC105663718 gene encoding uncharacterized protein LOC105663718, whose translation MDKRPRLTRMPRSSSQVIRSYSAQEKHVKNIRGNIKLIAERQGDLFILKESDEQVNTVSQKKYSDIEIWHQRLGHLNLKDLHLMSKTQAVSGFKLKNNSEFSNCEICITQKLTSSPFTSRDSRSKQRFDIIYSDLCGPMRVSSIGGARYFMTLIDDYTRWCEVYFLKSKDEATSKLIEYKNFVENQTGLKVKAFHSDNGKKFCNSEMDQILKNCGIQRRLTIPHIPEQNGIAECKNRTLIERARCLLAQSGLPTYFWAEAINTSNYIRNRCITKILNEHTPYELWKDTTDTEIITENEDKNDDTNDNNDNSSLPTNVEEHILPSVHEDVHEEPSLTRGPGRPRKIRTGKLCRPAKQYHMKGPIAIMLKRVYNRWKNEDMEQALTKLSQGVIGFNEAHRKYGIPKPTLRRHFLGLNRNVKFGRPKDLSNTIERELVAHALKLEASFFGLTATGLRKLAYQLAEKYNLPHRFNREKKIAGKKWYYKFMKDNPCLSLRTPEATSMARAKAFNKELVYKFFDKYQSILDEYSFPANQIYNVDETGLSTVHKPSKIIAQKGKHQVGAITSGERGLTTTCICSMNAAGEFVPPMVIFKRTRMNDCLKKGAPPGTVFGCSKNGWITSELFVEWLKHFIKYIKLEKSNEKKLLLLLDGHSTHTKNIEAIDLACEYGIIMLSFPAHTTHRLQPLDKSFFKSLKANYNEASSSWLRTNPGNTIKQSTVSELLGIAYSKSVRMDIALNGFKSTGIWPCNKHEFKDEDFCTSTEDSVTEESLLTNADEVVNNEAPPAHETTQKTQEEEETVDLTTIPSTSKQIKQQLNTLCPIPNLINGSRTSITPAVEITSSINKENLKNAMKRKNDAIIKKESAVKIKKKKGNTITDIGDWFCCLCAEDRKENMIQCLKCKTWVHDLCAGVNSKIKKYVCVACV comes from the exons ATGGACAAACGACCCCGTCTTACAAGAATGCCAAGAAGCTCATCACAG GTCATCAGGTCGTATTCAGCTCAAGAAAAGCATGTAAAAAACATTAgaggaaatattaaattaattgccGAACGCCAAGGTgatttgtttattttgaaagagtCTGACGAACAAGTTAACACAGTCTCACAAAAGAAATATTCAGACATCGAAATTTGGCATCAACGTCTAGGGCATCTTAATTTAAAAGATTTACATTTAATGTCGAAAACACAAGCGGTATCAggattcaaattgaaaaataattcagAATTTTCTAATTGCGAAATATGTATCACACAAAAACTAACAAGTTCACCATTTACGTCTAGAGATAGCAGATCAAAACAACGCTTCGACATAATTTATTCTGATCTCTGCGGACCAATGCGAGTAAGTTCTATTGGAGGCGCAAGATATTTCATGACGCTAATTGATGACTATACAAGATGGTGTGAAGTATATTTTCTGAAAAGCAAAGATGAAGCAACAAGTAAATTAATCGAATATAAGAATTTCGTCGAGAATCAAACAGGACTTAAGGTGAAAGCTTTTCATTCAGACAACGGAAAAAAGTTTTGCAATTCAGAAATggatcaaattttgaaaaattgcggAATTCAAAGACGTTTAACCATTCCACATATTCCTGAACAGAACGGGATTGCCGAATGCAAGAATAGAACGCTCATTGAAAGAGCTCGTTGCTTATTAGCACAATCTGGACTTCCAACGTATTTTTGGGCAGAAGCTATTAACACTTCGAATTATATAAGAAATCGTTGTATTACTAAGATTTTGAATGAACACACACCTTATGAACTATGGAAAG ATACAACAGACACTGAAATTATAACTGAAAATGAGGATAAGAATGATGATacaaatgataataatgataattctTCATTACCTACAAATGTAGAGGAGCATATTTTACCATCTGTGCATGAAGATGTCCACGAAGAACCATCACTTACACGAGGTCCTGGACGTCCTCGAAAGATTCGTACAGGAAAACTTTGTCGTCCAGCCAAGCAATATCATATGAAAGGACCAATT GCCATTATGTTAAAACGAGTTTATAATCGTTGGAAAAATGAAGACATGGAACAGGCGTTAACCAAATTATCGCAAGGTGTTATTGGATTTAACGAAGCTCATAGAAAATATGGGATCCCAAAACCAACGTTACGACGTCATTTTCTAGGATTAAATAGGAACGTCAAATTTGGAAGGCCCAAGGATTTGAGCAATACTATAGAACGGGAGTTGGTTGCACACGCACTCAAGTTAGAAGCAAGCTTTTTTGGGCTTACTGCAACTGGTCTAAGAAAACTTGCCTATCAACTcgctgaaaaatataatttaccacACCGTTTTaacagagaaaaaaaaattgcaggGAAGAAGTGGtactataaatttatgaaagatAATCCTTGCTTATCCTTACGTACTCCAGAAGCAACATCAATGGCCAGGGCTAAAGCTTTCAATAAAGAAttagtttataaattctttgatAAATATCAATCTATATTAGACGAATATAGTTTCCCTGCAAACCAGATTTATAATGTTGATGAAACAGGATTATCTACCGTACACAAACCATCTAAAATAATTGCTCAAAAAGGCAAACATCAAGTTGGGGCAATTACAAGTGGTGAAAGGGGTTTGACCACTACATGTATATGTTCTATGAATGCGGCAGGCGAATTCGTGCCGCCTATGGTAATATTTAAACGTACACGGATGAACGATTGCTTAAAAAAGGGAGCACCACCGGGAACGGTGTTCGGATGTTCTAAGAACGGATGGATAACATCAGAGCTTTTTGTTGAATGGTTAAAgcattttatcaaatatatcaaGTTGGAAAAAAGTAATGAAAAGAAATTACTACTTCTTTTGGATGGGCACTCCACGCATACAAAAAATATCGAAGCTATCGATCTAGCGTGTGAGTATGGCATTATTATGCTATCTTTTCCTGCACACACAACGCATCGTCTCCAACCTTTGGATAAATCTTTCTTCAAATCCCTCAAAGCTAATTATAATGAAGCATCATCTAGTTGGTTAAGAACAAATCCTGGCAACACAATTAAACAAAGTACCGTGTCAGAATTATTGGGGATTGCATACTCAAAATCTGTCCGAATGGATATTGCTTTGAATGGCTTTAAGTCTACCGGTATTTGGCCATGCAATAAACATGAATTTAAGGACGAAGATTTCTGCACTTCAACGGAAGATTCAGTGACTGAAGAGTCTTTGCTCACAAATGCAGATGAAGTTGTGAATAATGAAGCTCCTCCAGCACACGAAACGACACAAAAAacccaagaagaagaagaaactgtGGATCTTACCACAATTCCTTCAACTTCGAAACAAATAAAACAACAATTAAATACGTTGTGTCCAATTCCAAACTTAATAAACGGAAGCCGTACAAGTATAACGCCGGCAGTCGAAATAACATCGagtataaataaagaaaatttaaaaaatgcaatgaAGAGAAAAAACGATGCAATCATTAAAAAAGAATCagcagtaaaaattaaaaagaagaaaggCAATACAATTACAGACATAGGCGATTGGTTTTGTTGTCTTTGTGCAGAAGATCGAAAGGAAAATATGATTCAGTGCTTGAAATGTAAAACATGGGTGCACGATCTATGCGCAGGAGTTAAcagtaaaataaagaaatatgtgTGTGTTGCctgtgtttaa